From Topomyia yanbarensis strain Yona2022 chromosome 1, ASM3024719v1, whole genome shotgun sequence, one genomic window encodes:
- the LOC131683644 gene encoding nudC domain-containing protein 1, whose product MKLLELRPDRALLKPNFDGYKLSLEPIPVLRTELTEPSRPDHVRPGEQQYSCLHAQLFGLQNHLVRDPWAAGSSYFVDQSWIVRRVQYDEASGRLKPVSSVFKIGRNRGARRDGDYNCSLVFLSEKFALIADGQGGLLLVETGDRQRGDEWKGKFSFPDVDGLDGGFVLADGRFEIISGERQIHAICVCVQHKEPAFEIVIHWLKAVQVEPSQEWKYHSQRVLSGKGFPSYCALEPKGGSLVLVSDNPFKFILDTENPIEPEIVTAEVNGESDTNNETFPFDWTQTMDDITIKIPKEEGVNYKITNDDGKLKIFRNEELVIDGECFFALVDSELTSWTNESSELVVSLFKQQSGVMWPFLFPGSAEETRDGAVDEMPPVSNLASQLEDCDFGITGQDAEYTIERLSLASHETTHKVFLGSNAPLFTVCLRPGFPAALALRHDVDACLWLQQAGTDWSLRHEGTLHAFGYVQASKQQRKFLTCSPDLDYAVICEAERHVFIYKASYGTASGLRNRNGPQVTIGQQQLVALEGSGEILGICCENDYTVLLTEKQILVLQLRIEE is encoded by the coding sequence ATGAAACTATTAGAACTACGACCGGACCGCGCCCTGCTTAAACCCAACTTCGATGGGTACAAGCTATCGCTGGAACCCATTCCGGTACTTCGAACGGAGCTAACCGAACCATCTCGACCGGATCATGTACGACCGGGTGAGCAGCAGTATTCGTGTTTACATGCGCAACTTTTCGGACTGCAGAACCATCTGGTTCGAGACCCGTGGGCTGCCGGAAGCAGTTATTTCGTCGATCAGTCCTGGATTGTCCGGCGAGTTCAGTACGACGAGGCAAGCGGTCGATTGAAACCGGTCAGTTCGGTGTTTAAGATCGGTCGGAATCGAGGAGCTCGTCGCGACGGTGATTATAATTGCTCGTTGGTATTTTTGTCGGAAAAGTTTGCCTTGATTGCGGATGGTCAAGGTGGATTACTGCTGGTAGAAACAGGGGACCGCCAGAGAGGTGATGAATGGAAGGGAAAATTTTCTTTTCCGGATGTTGATGGATTGGATGGAGGGTTTGTTCTGGCGGATGGCAGATTCGAAATAATTAGTGGCGAGCGTCAAATTCATGCAATTTGTGTTTGTGTCCAGCATAAAGAACCTGCTTTTGAAATTGTTATTCATTGGCTAAAGGCGGTTCAAGTTGAACCTAGTCAAGAATGGAAATATCATTCTCAGCGGGTTTTAAGTGGAAAAGGATTTCCAAGTTATTGCGCATTGGAACCAAAGGGTGGATCCCTAGTGTTGGTTAGTGATAACCCATTTAAATTTATCTTGGACACTGAAAACCCGATTGAACCAGAAATTGTCACAGCTGAAGTTAACGGAGAATCAGACACAAATAACGAAACATTCCCGTTCGATTGGACACAAACTATGGATGATATTACCATTAAAATCCCGAAAGAGGAAGGCGTTAACTATAAGATAACAAATGATGACGGCAAATTGAAGATTTTCCGCAATGAGGAACTGGTAATTGATGGAGAATGTTTTTTCGCACTTGTTGATTCGGAATTGACATCCTGGACTAATGAATCTAGCGAACTTGTAGTTTCCTTGTTCAAGCAACAATCCGGAGTTATGTGGCCCTTTCTGTTTCCCGGAAGCGCCGAAGAAACTCGTGATGGCGCAGTCGATGAGATGCCTCCGGTTTCGAATCTTGCTTCTCAATTAGAAGATTGCGATTTTGGTATTACTGGTCAGGATGCGGAATACACAATTGAAAGATTAAGTCTTGCCAGCCATGAAACAACTCACAAAGTTTTCCTCGGCAGCAACGCACCTCTTTTCACGGTGTGTCTAAGACCGGGATTCCCTGCGGCATTGGCTTTGCGTCACGACGTAGATGCGTGTCTCTGGTTGCAGCAAGCGGGAACAGATTGGTCCTTGCGGCACGAAGGGACCCTACACGCATTTGGTTATGTTCAAGCTTCTAAACAGCaaagaaaatttttaacttgttCGCCGGATTTAGATTATGCGGTGATCTGTGAAGCCGAGCGACATGTTTTCATTTATAAAGCTAGTTACGGAACGGCCAGCGGCTTGCGGAATCGCAACGGTCCTCAAGTTACAATTGGCCAGCAACAACTGGTCGCCCTTGAGGGAAGCGGTGAGATACTGGGTATCTGTTGTGAGAATGATTATACCGTTTTGCTAACGGAGAAACAAATTCTGGTGTTACAGTTGCGAATCGAAGAATAA
- the LOC131683649 gene encoding epimerase family protein SDR39U1 — protein MAHKHVVLGGGTGFIGKRLCKTLLADGYEVTTISRMPAVKSMTWHDLEKDGLPEGTTAVVNIAGQNVLDPTRRWTPGFKQNVWNSRINTTAACVRAIERATVRPRVLVSISGVSHYAMGMKPNTEDSKTIEFDFMSRLCHEWEKAANLSDNSICRSVKIRSGVVIGRNGGMIQSLILPFWLGLGGPIGDGKHDLPWIHIDDLCNLIKFAIEKPEVTGVLNGVAPELITNYDFTKAFASALVRPAIFPLPEFVLNLIFGNERAVLLTKGAKVIPKRTMEVGFQYQYPDIRSACKNVARLF, from the exons ATGGCGCATAAGCATGTTGTGCTAG GCGGCGGTACCGGTTTTATTGGCAAACGACTGTGCAAAACTCTTCTCGCCGATGGTTACGAGGTCACCACAATCTCGCGAATGCCTGCTGTGAAAAGTATGACCTGGCATGATCTCGAGAAAGATGGTCTCCCGGAGGGTACTACTGCCGTTGTGAACATAGCAGGACAGAACGTACTGGATCCAACGAGACGATGGACACCGGGTTTTAAGCAAAATGTATGGAACTCTCGAATAAACACAACCGCCGCCTGTGTGCGCGCGATTGAAAGGGCAACGGTGAGACCACGCGTTTTAGTCAGTATTTCCGGTGTTAGTCACTACGCAATGGGGATGAAGCCTAACACGGAAGATTCAAAAACgattgaatttgattttatgTCCCGGTTGTGCCATGAGTGGGAAAAGGCGGCAAATTTGTCGGACAATTCAATATGTCGATCGGTGAAAATTCGAAGTGGAGTGGTGATCGGGCGGAACGGTGGCATGATTCAGTCGTTAATTTTGCCATTCTGGCTTGGACTCGGTGGTCCCATCGGCGATGGGAAACATGATTTGCCGTGGATACACATTGACGATCTTTGCAACCTAATAAAGTTTGCTATCGAGAAACCGGAGGTCACTGGAGTGCTGAATGGAGTTGCTCCCGAGCTGATAACGAATTATGATTTTACGAAG GCATTCGCATCCGCTCTGGTGCGCCCGGCAATCTTTCCGCTACCCGAATTTGTACTTAATCTTATCTTTGGCAACGAACGCGCCGTTCTGCTAACGAAAGGTGCAAAGGTGATCCCGAAGCGAACGATGGAGGTTGGTTTTCAGTATCAGTATCCAGACATCCGATCTGCATGCAAAAATGTCGCTAGGCTGTTTTAG